A window of the Hevea brasiliensis isolate MT/VB/25A 57/8 chromosome 6, ASM3005281v1, whole genome shotgun sequence genome harbors these coding sequences:
- the LOC110644841 gene encoding transcription factor bHLH128 isoform X2, whose product MAQHHWRKPDKFNSMYPPSSSPQNTTVPTAITRYGSAPGSFLTRAVDSVIGSDREFSALGSSSPSLVSHQYFSGDSSSLTSESTCKVNSSSDPRPPPKSSASGGLQRSYGFNEISSSLVRQKSSPAGFQSHLSAETGFSITPGSGGHNSHNGSTGDHTVSRLKSQLSFTGQDSLSQISEVSENVAEGVNSNNGHQSSSHSYSAASFGIGSWDNTNSIVFSGPPSKLAKNIDGDIFNCLNGLETQFSLPQTSLEMATVEKLLNIPEDSVPCKIRAKRGCATHPRSIAERERRTRISGRLKKLQELVPNMDKQTSYADMLDLAVQHIKVLQNEVKKLHNELENCTCGCRPTT is encoded by the exons ATGGCTCAACACCATTGGCGCAAACCCGACAAATTCAATTCTATGTACCCACCATCTTCCTCTCCTCAGAACACAACGGTCCCGACTGCTATAACCAGGTATGGTTCAGCCCCAGGTTCGTTTTTAACCAGGGCTGTCGATTCCGTCATTGGGTCTGACCGTGAATTCTCTGCCTTGGGTTCTTCTTCGCCTTCGTTAGTGAGTCATCAGTACTTCTCTGGTGACTCGTCCTCGCTCACCTCAGAGTCAACTTGCAAAGTCAACTCATCCAGCGATCCAAGGCCGCCGCCTAAGAGCAGCGCCAGTGGTGGGTTGCAGAGATCGTATGGGTTCAATGAGATTAGTAGTTCTTTGGTCAGGCAGAAAAGCTCGCCCGCTGGTTTTCAGTCCCATCTTTCTGCCGAAACTG GTTTTTCAATTACACCAGGAAGTGGAGGGCATAACTCTCACAATGGCTCAACTGGTGACCACACGGTGTCAAGGTTGAAGTCTCAGTTGAGCTTTACCGGACAAGATTCTCTTTCTCAGATATCTGAAGTTAGTGAGAATGTTGCTGAAGGCGTCAACTCCAACAATGGCCACCAGAGTTCTTCTCATTCTTATTCTGCTGCTAGCTTTGGGATAGGATCCTGGGACAATACCAATTCCATTGTATTTTCTGGTCCACCAAGCAAACTAGCAAAGAACATTGATGGAGACATTTTTAACTGTCTCAATGGCTTAGAAACTCAG TTTAGCTTGCCGCAAACTAGTCTTGAGATGGCAACAGTGGAGAAGCTATTAAATATTCCTGAAGATTCTGTGCCATGCAAAATCCGTGCCAAGCGTGGCTGTGCCACTCACCCACGAAGCATTGCTGAAAGG GAGAGAAGAACCAGAATAAGTGGGAGGTTGAAGAAACTACAAGAGCTTGTTCCTAACATGGATAAG CAAACAAGCTATGCAGACATGTTGGATTTGGCAGTGCAGCACATCAAAGTCCttcaaaatgaagttaag AAACTACACAATGAATTGGAAAACTGTACATGCGGATGCAGGCCAACCACGTGA
- the LOC110644841 gene encoding transcription factor bHLH128 isoform X1 translates to MAQHHWRKPDKFNSMYPPSSSPQNTTVPTAITRYGSAPGSFLTRAVDSVIGSDREFSALGSSSPSLVSHQYFSGDSSSLTSESTCKVNSSSDPRPPPKSSASGGLQRSYGFNEISSSLVRQKSSPAGFQSHLSAETAGFSITPGSGGHNSHNGSTGDHTVSRLKSQLSFTGQDSLSQISEVSENVAEGVNSNNGHQSSSHSYSAASFGIGSWDNTNSIVFSGPPSKLAKNIDGDIFNCLNGLETQFSLPQTSLEMATVEKLLNIPEDSVPCKIRAKRGCATHPRSIAERERRTRISGRLKKLQELVPNMDKQTSYADMLDLAVQHIKVLQNEVKKLHNELENCTCGCRPTT, encoded by the exons ATGGCTCAACACCATTGGCGCAAACCCGACAAATTCAATTCTATGTACCCACCATCTTCCTCTCCTCAGAACACAACGGTCCCGACTGCTATAACCAGGTATGGTTCAGCCCCAGGTTCGTTTTTAACCAGGGCTGTCGATTCCGTCATTGGGTCTGACCGTGAATTCTCTGCCTTGGGTTCTTCTTCGCCTTCGTTAGTGAGTCATCAGTACTTCTCTGGTGACTCGTCCTCGCTCACCTCAGAGTCAACTTGCAAAGTCAACTCATCCAGCGATCCAAGGCCGCCGCCTAAGAGCAGCGCCAGTGGTGGGTTGCAGAGATCGTATGGGTTCAATGAGATTAGTAGTTCTTTGGTCAGGCAGAAAAGCTCGCCCGCTGGTTTTCAGTCCCATCTTTCTGCCGAAACTG CAGGTTTTTCAATTACACCAGGAAGTGGAGGGCATAACTCTCACAATGGCTCAACTGGTGACCACACGGTGTCAAGGTTGAAGTCTCAGTTGAGCTTTACCGGACAAGATTCTCTTTCTCAGATATCTGAAGTTAGTGAGAATGTTGCTGAAGGCGTCAACTCCAACAATGGCCACCAGAGTTCTTCTCATTCTTATTCTGCTGCTAGCTTTGGGATAGGATCCTGGGACAATACCAATTCCATTGTATTTTCTGGTCCACCAAGCAAACTAGCAAAGAACATTGATGGAGACATTTTTAACTGTCTCAATGGCTTAGAAACTCAG TTTAGCTTGCCGCAAACTAGTCTTGAGATGGCAACAGTGGAGAAGCTATTAAATATTCCTGAAGATTCTGTGCCATGCAAAATCCGTGCCAAGCGTGGCTGTGCCACTCACCCACGAAGCATTGCTGAAAGG GAGAGAAGAACCAGAATAAGTGGGAGGTTGAAGAAACTACAAGAGCTTGTTCCTAACATGGATAAG CAAACAAGCTATGCAGACATGTTGGATTTGGCAGTGCAGCACATCAAAGTCCttcaaaatgaagttaag AAACTACACAATGAATTGGAAAACTGTACATGCGGATGCAGGCCAACCACGTGA
- the LOC110644841 gene encoding transcription factor bHLH128 isoform X3 — MAQHHWRKPDKFNSMYPPSSSPQNTTVPTAITRYGSAPGSFLTRAVDSVIGSDREFSALGSSSPSLVSHQYFSGDSSSLTSESTCKVNSSSDPRPPPKSSASGGLQRSYGFNEISSSLVRQKSSPAGFQSHLSAETAGFSITPGSGGHNSHNGSTGDHTVSRLKSQLSFTGQDSLSQISEVSENVAEGVNSNNGHQSSSHSYSAASFGIGSWDNTNSIVFSGPPSKLAKNIDGDIFNCLNGLETQERRTRISGRLKKLQELVPNMDKQTSYADMLDLAVQHIKVLQNEVKKLHNELENCTCGCRPTT, encoded by the exons ATGGCTCAACACCATTGGCGCAAACCCGACAAATTCAATTCTATGTACCCACCATCTTCCTCTCCTCAGAACACAACGGTCCCGACTGCTATAACCAGGTATGGTTCAGCCCCAGGTTCGTTTTTAACCAGGGCTGTCGATTCCGTCATTGGGTCTGACCGTGAATTCTCTGCCTTGGGTTCTTCTTCGCCTTCGTTAGTGAGTCATCAGTACTTCTCTGGTGACTCGTCCTCGCTCACCTCAGAGTCAACTTGCAAAGTCAACTCATCCAGCGATCCAAGGCCGCCGCCTAAGAGCAGCGCCAGTGGTGGGTTGCAGAGATCGTATGGGTTCAATGAGATTAGTAGTTCTTTGGTCAGGCAGAAAAGCTCGCCCGCTGGTTTTCAGTCCCATCTTTCTGCCGAAACTG CAGGTTTTTCAATTACACCAGGAAGTGGAGGGCATAACTCTCACAATGGCTCAACTGGTGACCACACGGTGTCAAGGTTGAAGTCTCAGTTGAGCTTTACCGGACAAGATTCTCTTTCTCAGATATCTGAAGTTAGTGAGAATGTTGCTGAAGGCGTCAACTCCAACAATGGCCACCAGAGTTCTTCTCATTCTTATTCTGCTGCTAGCTTTGGGATAGGATCCTGGGACAATACCAATTCCATTGTATTTTCTGGTCCACCAAGCAAACTAGCAAAGAACATTGATGGAGACATTTTTAACTGTCTCAATGGCTTAGAAACTCAG GAGAGAAGAACCAGAATAAGTGGGAGGTTGAAGAAACTACAAGAGCTTGTTCCTAACATGGATAAG CAAACAAGCTATGCAGACATGTTGGATTTGGCAGTGCAGCACATCAAAGTCCttcaaaatgaagttaag AAACTACACAATGAATTGGAAAACTGTACATGCGGATGCAGGCCAACCACGTGA